From the Actinopolymorpha singaporensis genome, the window GGTCGGCAGGGTCGGACACGCCTCCTTCGTGGTCTCCGCCCCGGTCGGGGCGACCGTGATGAGGGTCGGCATGCACCGCATCCTGGCAGAGCCGGAACAATGGGGGCCATGCGTGCGGTCGTCCAGCGTGTCAGCGAGGCCCGGGTGGCCGTCGACGGCGAGACCGTGGGCGCGATCGACAAGCCGGGACTGCTGGTCCTGCTCGGCGCGACCCACACCGACACCCCGGCGCTGGCGGAGAAGCTCGCCGGCAAGATCTGGGGGCTGCGGATCCTGCCCGAGGAGCGGTCCTGCTCCGAGATCGGTGCGCCGTTGCTGGTGGTCAGCCAGTTCACGCTGTACGCCGACACGCGCAAGGGCCGCCGGCCGTCGTGGTCGCAGGCCGCGCCCGGCGAGGTCGCCGAACCCCTGGTGGAGCACTTCTGCACGACGCTTCGCGGTCTGGGTGCGCACGTGGAGACCGGCCGGTTCGGCGCCCACATGGACGTCTCGCTGGTCAACGACGGGCCGGTCACGCTGGTCATGGAGGTGTGAGCAGTCGATGAGCGAACCTGATCGCGCCGGAGCCGGTGCCGACGTGCCGCGGTGGGCGCCGTCGCCGCGGGAGTACGACGACCTGGCGCTGGCCCTGGACGGCATCCTCGCCGAGGTCACCGTGGCCGTACCAGCGGACCTCGCCCCGGGCGGGGACGCCGGCGCCGCCGAGTTCACCACCGCCGAGCTCACCGACCTGGAAGGGACCCCGGTGGCCCGGCTGGACGTCTCGGCGGCGGCGGAGACCGCACCGGGCTCCTGGACGCTGACCGGGACCGTCACGCCGCTTCGCCCGCGCGAGGACGGCGTGTTCCGCCACCTGCACCGCACTCCGGCGCAGGTGCGTGACCTGCTCGGCCCGGACGGCAGGGTCGCTGCCGTCCTCCTCGACGCTCCGCTGGACCGGGCCGCGCTCGACCGGGTGGCCGACGCGGTCGCCGGGTACGACGCGACCGTGCTGCTTGCGCTGGTCGGCGCCGGCTCACCGCGCGGCGTCTCGGCGCACACGCTGGTCCGGGCCACCCTCGCCGCCGCCGAACTCCTGCCCGGGCAGCCGCTGGTGGTTCCCGTGCCGCTGGCGGCGCGCACCGACCCGGCGGCCGACCTCGCGCTCCGCGAGCTGGTGGCCAGGGCGTACGGCGATCCGGTCCGGCCGGCGGTCGATCCGGACAGGCGTGGCGACCGCGAGCGACACCCCGCGCCGATCGCCGCGGCTCTGGGGTCCGCATCCCGGTGCGCGCACCAGCGCGGACTGGTGGTGTTCTTCACCGGCCTGTCCGGCTCGGGCAAGTCGACGCTCGCCCGCCGCCTGCACGACCTGGTGCTGGAACGCGGCGACCGTACGGTCACCCAGCTCGACGGCGACGTCGTACGCCGGATGCTGTCCGCCGGGCTCGGGTTCTCCCGCGCGGACCGCGAGGCGAACATCGCCCGGATCGGGTTCGTGGCGGCCGAGGTGGCCCGGCACGGCGGGCTCGCCATCTGCGCACCGATCGCGCCGTACGCCGCGACCCGGGCGGAGGTACGCCGGATGGTGGAGGCCGCCGGTGGCACGTTCGTGCTGATCCACGTGGCGACCCCGCTGGCCGAGTGCGAACGCCGGGACCGCAAGGGTCTCTACGCCAGGGCCCGGGCCGGCCTCATCCCGGAGTTCACCGGTATCTCCGACCCGTACGAGCCGCCGGACGACGCCGACCTGGCGATCGACACCAGTGACGTGACGGTGGACGACGCCGCGGCGAAGGTGCTCGGCCTGCTCGACGAACGCGGCCTGCTCAGCCCTCCTCCGCCGACGCCGTAGCCGGGCGCGCCCGCCGCCCGGAGAGTTCCTCCGGCGACTCCGGCTCCGACGCCTCCTCGGACCGGTCCCTGGTGAGGACGACCCGGGCCAGGATCCCGAGCACCACGCACCCGGCGACGACCGTCGCCATCGGCAGGGCCGAGCGCACCTGGACCGCGGTGACCAGCGGTCCGGCCAGCGCGCCCACCACGAACTGCAGCGTGCCGATCAGCGCCGACGCCGTACCCGCCATCTCGGGGTGCTGGGCCAGGCCGAGCGCCATCGCGTTCGGGCCGACCATGCCGAGGCTCGCCACCGCCACGAACAGCGGCAGCAGAACGCCCACCACCCCGCCGACCGACGTCGCGGCGGCGAGGACGAGCAGAATCGCGCCGGCCAGCGACGTGAACTGGCCGATCGCCAGCAGCCGGCGCGGGTCCACCCGGCGTACCAGCCTGCCGTTGGTCTGGGAGAACGCCATCAGCCCGAGGCCGTTCAGGCCGAACAGCACGCCGTAGAACTGCGGGCTGATCCCGAACACCTCCTGGTAGACGAACGGCGAGCCGGAGATGTAGGCGAACATCCCCGCGAAACCGAACCCGCCGGCCAGGGCGTAGCCGAGGAAGGACCGGTCACGAACCAGGCGGAGGTAGCTGTGGGCCGCGTCCCGGGCCCCGCCGTGCCTTCGGCGCTCGACCGGCAGGGTCTCCCGCAGCCCGAACAGCACGCCGACGAACAGCACCACCCCGAACGCCGTCAGCACCCCGAACAGCATCCGCCACGAGCCCAGCCGCAGGAGCTGGCCACCCACGACCGGCGCGAGGATCGGGGCCAGGCCGGTGACCAGCAACAGCAGCGAGAACAGCCGGGCGATCTCTCGGCCGGACACGAGGTCACGCACGATCGCGCGGGCGATCACGATCCCCGCCGCGCCACCGAGCGCCTGCACCACCCGCCCGGCGACCAGCACCTCGACCGTCGGCGCGACGGCACACACCACCGAGGCGACGGCGTACGTGCCGAGGCCCACCAGCAGCGGGCGTCGCCGGCCCACCGCGTCGGAGAGCGGGCCGACCACGGCCTGACCGCTCGCGAGTCCCACCAGCGCGGCGGTCAGCGTGAGCTGGAGCAGCGTCTGGCTGCTGTGCAGCTCGCGCGTCATGTGCGGCAGCGCCGGGAGGTAGAGGTCGATGGTCATCGGCCCCAGGGCGGTGAGCCCGCCGAGCAGGACGATCAGCATCGGCGCGATCCGGCGCCGGGCCTGCCCCGGCGGCTGATCGGTCGGGTTCTCGACTGACTGCTCGGGCGGCTGGTCGGCCGGCTGGTCGGGTGGCTGGGTCGAGGACTGTGCAGAGGACATTGTCAGCGCAGCACCCGCGGCAACGTCGTTCTTCCGAGTTCCGTAGCAAAGCTCAGTATGCGGACAGCGACAGTGGTGTTCACGCCTGGGCGAGCTTCGTCAGCAGCAGCGCCTCGGCCGCGCAGGCCCGGGCGAAGTCACCGAGGTGCAGGCTCTCGTCCACCCCGTGCGCCCGGCAGTGCGGGTCGGCGACGCCGGTGACCAGGATGGCGGCGTCGGGGAAGGTCTCGGCGAACTCCGCCACGAACGGGATCGAGCCGCCGATGCCGATGTCCACCGGCTCGTGGTTCCACACCTGCGCGAACGCCGACCTGGCCGCGTCGTAGGCCGGGCCGGACGCCTGCGCGGCATAGGGCTGTCCCGCGTCGCCCGGCGTGACGTCGACCCGTACACCCCACGGCGCGTGCGTACGCAGATGCTCGGTCAGCGCCTTCATCGCCCGGGTCGCGTCGTCACCGGGCGCGAGCCGGACGCTCACCTTGGCCCGGGCGACCGGCACCAGGGTGTTGGACGCGTCGGCGACGCGGGGCGCGTCGATGGCCAGCACGGACGCCGTCGGCCGGGCCCAGATGCGTTCGGCGACGGTGCCCTCACCGAGCAGGCGTACGCCGGGAAGCATCGCCGCCTCTGCCCGGAACCTCTCCTCCGGGTAGTCCACGGCCGGCGCCGGTGCCGTGTCCAGGCCCTCGATGGCGACGTTCCCTTCCTCGTCGTGCAGGGTGGCCAGCAGCCGGCACAGGGCGGTGAGCGCGTCCGGTGCGGCACCGCCGTAGATGCCGGAGTGCACACCGTGGTCGAGGGCGCGCACCTCGACCACGCAGTCGGCGAGGCCGCGCAGGGTGGTGGTGAGCGCGGGAACACCGACGTCGAAGTTGGCCGAGTCGGCGAGCACGATGACGTCGGCAGCGAGCCGGTCGTGGTACTTCGCGAGGAACGCCCCGAGCGCCGGCGAACCGATCTCCTCCTCGCCCTCGACGAACACCGTCACCCCGACCGGCGGCCGGCCACCGAACGCCCGTACGGCGGCCAGGTGCAAGGCGATGCCGGCCTTGTCGTCGGCGGCGCCGCGCCCGTAGAGGCGGCCGTCGCGTTCGGTGGGCTCGAACGGCGGGCTGGTCCACTGCGCCACATCCCCGGTGGGCTGCACGTCGTGGTGGGCGTACAGCAGGACGGTCGGCCGGCCGGCGGGCGCCGGGAAGTGCGCCACCACCGCGGGCTGGCCGCCCTCGACCTCGAGAACCTCCACGGCCTGCGCGCCCTCGGCACGGAAGAGTTCGGCGGTGAGTTCGGCGGTGCGGCGTACGTCGGCTCGGGCGGACAGGTCGGCACTCACGGACGGGATCCGGATCAGCCGCTCCAGGTCGTCCCGGACTGCGGGGAGTATGGCTCGAACGGCCTCGAAAGGATCGATGTTGGTCACGGTGCGCCAGCGTACGCCGCCACACCGACGCCCGTCGTCTTCCCATGTGGACGAAAGGTGCACACGCTCGTGCCGGCTCCCCTACGGTTGCCCTACCGGGTAGATAGGGAATATGTGAAAGGTGGGCGGGCGAGTGCGCAAGCTCGTTCTTCTCGCGATCGTCGGGCTGGCGGCCCAGCTCGTCGACGGCAGCCTGGGCATGGCCTACGGCGTCACGTCGACAACGCTCCTGCTGGCCACCGGAGTGGCGCCGGCGGCGGCATCGGCGACCGTGCACCTCGCCGAGATCGGCACGACGCTCGCTTCGGGTGCCTCGCACTGGAGGTTCGGCAACGTCGACTGGAAGGTCGTCGGCCGGATCGCGATCCCGGGTGCGATCGGCTCCTTCGCCGGTGCGACCTTCCTCAGCTCGCTGTCCACCGACTCCGCCGCGCCGGTCATGTCCGGCATCCTGCTGGCGCTCGGCATCTACATCCTGATCCGGTTCACCGCCTGGGGCACTCCGCGCGGCCAGCTCGGCAAGCCGGTACGGGCGAGGTTCCTCGCCCCGCTCGGCATCTTCGCCGGCTTCGTCGACTCCACCGGTGGCGGCGGCTGGGGGCCGGTCGCCACTCCCGCCCTCCTCGCCAGCGGCCGGATGGAGCCACGCCGGGTGGTCGGCTCGGTCGACACCAGCGAGTTCGTGGTCTCCCTGGCCGCGAGTCTGGGCTTCCTCATCGCGCTCGGCAGCGCAGGCATTCCGTTCGGCGCGGTCGCCGCACTGTTGGTCGGCGGCCTGATCGCGGCGCCGATCGCAGCCTGGCTGGTGCGGCACCTGCCCGGCCGCATTCTCGGCTCGCTGGTCGGCGGCGTCATCGTGCTGACCAACGTCCGTACCATCCTGAAGTCGGACCTGGTGGACGCGGCCGCCGGTACGCGCACCGTGGCCTACCTGATCATCGCGGGGGTGTGGGCGGGTGCCGTGCTGTGGTCGCTTCGGGCGTACCGAGCCGAGCGGGCCGAGCTCGACGCGGAAGCCGAGGAGTCAGCGCCGGTCGCGGCCTGAGGCATCCGGCACGGGTCACCCGGCGACGGCGAGCGCGAACGGCAGCACCTCCCCCGCTCCGGCGTGCCGGAGCTCCCGGGCCGCCACCGTCATCGTCCACCGCGAGTCCACCAGGTCGTCCACGAGCAGCACCGGCGGCGGCTCGCCGAGGTCGCGGGCCAGCGCAGCCAGTCCGTCGCGTACCTCCGTGCCGGTGTCGAGGCGCTCCCACACCCCGGCCAGCCGGAACGCGCTGTTGCCGCCGGGTTCGCCGATCGGCCCGCCGTGGACCGGCTCCATCGCGCCCAGCAGCGGCAGCCGGCCGATCCGGGCGAGTCCCTCCGCGACCGAACCGACCAGGCGTGGCCGCCCACGCGAACTCATCGCCACCACCGCCGCCGGCCGCCGGTCCCAGGCCCAGGTGCGGAGTACGTCGACGCAGGCGCTCAGCACCGCCTCCGGTGCGGGTGCGTCCTCCGCGCCGGGTGCCAGCAGTGCCCGCAGCCGCTGCCCCCAGCCGAGGTCGGTGAGCCTCGCCACGGCGCGGCCGGTCTCCGCGCGCTCGGCCGCGGCGATCCGCCCGCGCACCGGGACGCCGAGCCGGTCCATCCCGCTCGGCCACATCGCTCGCGGCTCGATCGGAACGCCCACCTGGGCCAGCCGGCCCGCGGCCGCCTCCTGGGCGGGAGCGGGCACGTCCGTGGGATACCACTCCCCGGCGCACCGGTCGCAACGCCCGCAGTCGGCGGCACTGGGGTCGTCCAGCGCACGCTGCAGGTAGGCCATCCGGCAACCGTCGTGCTGCTCGAAGTCGAGCATCGCCCTGGCCTCGGCGTCCCGGACGCCGGCAACCCGGGAGTAACGCTCGGCGTCGTAGACCCACGGCCGGCCGGTCGCCTCCCACCCTCCGGACACCCGACGGACCGCACCCTCCACGTCGAGCACCTTCAACAGCAGCTCCAGCCGGGTGCGGCGGACGTCGACGACGACCTCCAGCGCGGCGGTGGACAGCGGTTTGCCGGCGTCGGCGAGTGCGGCGAGCACGGCGTCGGCCTGGTCCTGGCGCGGCATCGACGCGGTGGCGAAGTAACGCCAGATGTCGGTGTCCTCCACACCGGGGAGCAGCAGGACGTCGGCGCGCTCGGTGGCCCGCCCGGCCCGGCCGATCTGCTGGTAGTAGGCGATCGGCGACGACGGCGCGCCGACGTGCACGATGAAGCCGAGGTCGGGCTTGTCGAACCCCATGCCGAGCGCGGAGGTCGCGACCAGGGCCTTGACCTCGTTGCTGCGCAGGGCCTCCTCGGCCGACCGGCGTTCGGCGTCGTCGGTGCGCCCGGTGTAGGCGAGCACGGCGTGGCCCGCCTCCCGCAGCAGCGCGGCGATGTCGTCGGCCGCCGCGACGGTGAGGGTGTAGATGATCCCGCTACCCGGCAGCTCGTCGAGGTGGGCGAGCAACCAGGCGAGCCGCTGCTGTGCGGTGGGCAGGCGGAGTACGCCGAGCCGCAGGCTGTCCCGGGCCAGTGGGCCCCGCAGGGTGAGCACCTCGCCACCACCGAGTTGTTCGGCGACGTCGGCGACCACCCGGGCGTTGGCGGTCGCGGTGGTGCCGAGGACCGGGGTGTCGGCGGGCAGCCGGGCCAGCAGGTCACGGATGCGGCGGTAGTCGGGCCGGAAGTCGTGGCCCCAGTCGGAGACGCAGTGGGCCTCGTCGACGACCAGCAGACCCGTGCGCTCGGCGAGCTCCGGCAACTGCTCGGCCCGGAAGCGCGGGTTGTTGAGCCGCTCCGGGCTGACGAGCAGGACGTCGACCTCGTCCTCGCCCAGCGCCTTCACCACGTCGGCCCACTCGTCGGCGTTGGCGGAGTTGATCGTCACCGCGCGGATGCCTGCCCGCTCGGCCGCGGCCACCTGGTCGCGCATCAGCGCGAGCAGCGGCGACACGATGAGGGTGGGACCCGCGCCCTGGGCCCGCCGCAGCGCGGTGGCAACGAAATAGACGGCCGACTTCCCCCAGCCGGTCCGCTGGACGACGAGTGCCCGGCGGCGCCGAGCGACCAGCGCCTCGATCGCCTCCCACTGGCCCTCGCGGAACGCGGCGTCGTCCCGGCCGACCAGCCGCCGCAGGTGGGCGTCGGCCTCCGCGCGCAGCCTGGCCGGGTCGGGAGTCCCGGCCGGTGCGGTCGGGGTGGGTGGGACGGACGGACGGGCCTTCGACGGCCGGACCTCGGCCTGGTCCCAGTCGTCGGGCGGAGGCGGCTCGCCCGGGTCCCAGTCGTCGGGCGGGGGCTCGCGCAGTGCCCAGTCGGGCGGCGGGTCACCCGCGCTCCGCGCGGCCGGCGGGTCGTTGGGCTGGTGGGCTGTCACCTGGCCGACGCTAGTGGACCGCGCCGACAGCCGGTGTCGCGGCGACCGCGACGAAGCTCGGCCCCGAGTCCGGGACCCGAGTTCGGTCCTTGTCGGGTGCGTGTCCGGTCCTGAATCCGGGCATGAAGAAGCCCCCGCGTCGGGGGGTATCGCGAGGGCTTCTCCAGATGGCTTCGGACCACCGGATATCGGACGATGCGGCTCCCCGCTCGGTTCCATCAAGTCGCAAATTTCCACGACTTTTTCTCCCCAGCCGGCACGCACCGCATAACCCCAGGTCAGCGGGCTGAACGGCGGACCACTCGTCAGCTCGCTCCGCCGTCGGACCCCGCGGGATCACCCGCTGGGAGGAGCGGCAGGTAGGCGGACAGGTCGGTCCGCTCTCCGCTCGCGGCCAGCGTCCCCGACTCCCGTGCCGTCGCCCAGGTCGTCCGGCCGGCGGCGAGGAGCACCCAGGTCAGCGGGTCGGTCTCCACGACACCGGGCGGCGTGCCCCGGGTGTGCCGCGGGCCGGGGACACACTGGATCGCGGCGTACGGCGGGACGCGTACCTCCACCGAACGCCCCGGCGCCCGCGCCAGCAACAGCGCGAGGGAGTGGCGAACCAGCAGTCGCAGATCCTCCGCCGGGGGGCGTTCCTCCGCGTCGTGGGCTTGCAGGACGCGGGCGAGCGCGGCGGCCACGTCGGTCGGATCGGCGGGACGTAGTCGTGCGGGCACCGGGTGAGCTTAGGGCGTGGGGGGCGACCCCGCGAGGTCACCCGCACCACTGCGTCACCCGTCTGGGCTGCCTGTCCGCGAGCCGCCGTCCGTACGGTTGGACCGTACCGACGTCGTGGACACCGGCCGGGCCGGGCCGCGCATCACCTGGGCCCGTGGCCCGGCGAGTTCCGGCGTACGCCCGGCCGCCGCTCCGCCGGCGACCAGCAACACGCCGACCAGGGGAACCAGCCGCAGCCGGCGGACCACCGGCACCAGCGGGCCGGCGAGCACCAGGCCGACGAGCAGCGCGACGCCACCGCCGAGCAGCAGGCCGGCGGCCACGTCGTGCGGGTAGTGCATGCCGAGATAGACGCGGGTGGACCCGAGCAGGAGTGCGAGGGGTAGGACCAGCCACGCGAGCCGGCGCCAGGCGAGCAGGAGCGCGACGGCGGCCGCTCCCGCGATCGCGGCGTGGTTGCTCGGGAAGGACCAGTCGCCGGACGCCGGGCAGGGCATGAGGGTGACGACTCCGGCCACGGCGCGGCAGGGGCGTTCCTCGCGCAGGAAGGACTTGGCGACCTCGCTGACGAGGTAGGCGACGACGGCGGCCACCGGCGCCAGCACGGCGTAGGCGGCACCGCGAGCGTCGCCACGCCGGGACCGCCACCACGCGAACACGAACAACAGCGCGAACGCCGCCAGCCCGGCGTCCGTGGCGACCTCGGCCACGCCGGCCAGCCAGCGCGGCGCCGTCGCGGCGAACTCCGTCACCTCGCGGTACCACCCGGCGTCCGCTCCCGGCGTCATCACCGGGCGGTCCGCGACCACGACCGCCTGCGCAACCACGAGGCTCATGGGTTTCCACTCCTCCGCGTTCGAACGCCGACGATCCGGCCGGCACCTGTCACGTACCCGGCCCCACCGGCCGGGATCCGCCGGAAATAAGGGGCTGATCGGGACGGAACGGTGCGCAGGCAGGGCCTTCCGGCGGTCACCGCGGCACCTTGAACGAGATCTCCGGGTACGCCCGCGACGGCCCGGTCAGCAGGGGCGCCCGCTCGCCCCGCAGCTTCGCGTCGAAGAACGCCGCGACGTAGGCCCGGGTGATCCGTACACCACGGGCGGAGCCGATCGTGCCGTACTGCTGAGCAGCACCTTCGGGCGGAAGCTGACGGCGCACACCGAGACCCCTCGGCGAGCAGCCCCCAGTCGGTGAACGACAGGTGGCCCGGCCGCTCCGGATCAGTGCTCGGCGGTGCCCGGCTCTGGCCAGGTGTGATCTGGGTGATCGTCACCGACCGCGCCGGCCGGCCCTTCGACCGTAAGTCGCCGACACCGCCCCGGGCGTCGTCCGTGGGTCGTTCCCGACCCCTACCTTGCGGTGAGACGTCGCACCCGAATCCCCGTCAAGCGGACGACCCCGGCCGGGGTTCGCGGCCGATCCGACCGAGGGCGGGGTCCGTCCCTGCGCAGAGGCAGCACCTCAGGCGAGCGGGGTGTCGTCCAGAGCCTTCGCGACGTCGCCGGGGGTGTCGTAGATGGCGATGGCACCGGCCTTCCGGAGTTCGTCGGTCCCGAAGCCTCCTGAGCGGAGGGCGATCGCCGGCATCCCGGCCTTCTTGGCCGCCTCGATGTCCCACACCGAGTCGCCGACCATCACGCTCGCCGCGTCGGACGGGGCTCCCAGCTTCTTCAGCGCGACCTGCAGCAGGTCCGGCGCCGGCTTGGAGGCTTCGACGTCGTCGACGGTGGTCCAGGCGTCGGCGAGGCCGCGGGCATCGAGTTTGTCCAGGAAGACGTCCACGTGGCGCTTCTTCGCGGAGCTGGCCAGCACCAGCCGGTGACCGCGTTCCTTGATCGCCGTGAGCAGGTCGCGGGCGCCCGGCAACGGCGCCATCTCGTCGAGCAGCGCGTCGACCTCCTTGCCCTGCTGCTCCCGGGCCCGGTCGCCCACCCGGCATTCCAGGTCCTCCCCGCCCACCGCCGAGACCACCTGGTCCCCGCCCATGCCGATCAGCCGGTGCAGCCGCCACACCGGGCAGGTCTCGCCCACCGAACGGAGTGCGCGGTACCAGGCGAGCGCGTTCTGGTAGTTGGAGTCGATGAGCGTTCCGTCGATGTCGAGGACGGCGATGGTGGAGTCGGTCACTCCCGACGGCTACCCGCCCTCACCGTGCCCAACCTCGCGGTCTGAGCAACAGAGTGGCCGAGGCGGGTCAGCCGGGCTCAGGCGGGCACTGAGTGCCGGAGCGCCGAAGCTTGAGTACGCGAACTGATCCACTTCGCCCGGGCGGTCGAGCATTCTCGAACCAACGCCGCGAGCGCAGCAGACGCAGCAGCGGCATCCCCAGGACCGTCACGAACCGCCGGTCCCCGCAGACGCCGCTGCTGGTCGCCCCGCGGCGAGCGGGTCCACCGGTGGCCGGTCCGGGGCGGGCCTGATCTTCGACCACCTCGTGGCCCGCCCCGGACAACGGCTCTCTCAGGCTGCGCGGACGGCCGCCTCGTCGGCGTCCCGGCCTGCGGCGTCGCTGTCGGCGAGCGCCCACCGCACCACCTCGGACACGTCGTCGGCGAGCCGGACCCGCAGGTCCGCCAGCACCGCCTCGGGCACGTCGTCGAGGTCGGGTTCGTTGCGCCGCGGCAGGATCACCTCGGTGAGCCCGGCGCGGTGCGCGGCCAGCAGCTTCTGCTTGACCCCGCCGATCGGCAGCACCCGTCCGGTGAGGGAGACCTCGCCGGTCATCCCCACCTCCGGCCGGACCGGCCGCCCGGACAGCAGCGACGCCAGCGCGGTGGTCATGGTGACCCCGGCCGAGGGCCCGTCCTTGGGTACCGCGCCCGCCGGCACGTGCACGTGCACCCGGCCGCTGGTCAGCGCCTCGACAGGTACGCCGAGCTCGCCGCCGTGCGCCCGGAGGTACGACACCGCGATCTGCGCGGACTCCTTCATCACGTCGCCGAGTTGCCCGGTGAGGTTGAGCCCGGGCTCGCCGGCCATGGTCGCGGCCTCGACGTACAGCACGTCGCCGCCGGCGCCGGTGACCGCCAGGCCGGTCGCGACGCCCGGCGTCGAGCCGTCCCGCGCCGACTCCGGCTGGAACCTCGGCCGGCCGAGGTAGGTGCGCACGTCGGCGGCGCCGACCTCGACGGGCGCGGTGGCCTTGCCGGTGGCCAGTTGGGTGGCCACCTTGCGCAGCACCTTCGCCAGCGCGCGTTCGAGCGTACGGACACCGGCCTCGCGCGTGTAGTCGGCTGCGACCGTACGGATCGCGTCCTCGGCCACGCGCACGTCGTCTGCCGACAGCGCGGCCCGGTCGAGCGCCTGCGGCAGGAGGTGGTCGCGGGCGATGGCGACCTTCTCGTCCTCGGTGTACCCGTCGAGCGCCACCAGCTCCATCCGGTCCAGCAGCGCCGGGGGGATGGTGTCGGCGACGTTGGCCGTGGCCAGGAAGAGCACGTCGGACAGGTCGAGCTCCACCTCGAGGTAGTGGTCGCGGAACGTGTGGTTCTGCGCCGGGTCGAGCACCTCGAGCAGTGCCGCCGCCGGGTCGCCGCGGAAGTCCGACCCCACCTTGTCCACCTCGTCGAGGAGGACCACGGGGTTCATCGAGCCGGCTTCCTTGATGGCCCGGACGATCCGGCCCGCCATCGCACCGACGTACGTACGCCGGTGGCCGCGGATCTCGGCCTCGTCGCGGACACCGCCCAGCGCCACCCGGACGAACTTCCGGTCCAGCGCCCGGGCGACGGACTCACCCAGCGAGGTCTTGCCGACGCCGGGCGGCCCGACGAGCGCGAGCACCGCGCCCGAACCCCTCCCGCCGACGGCCTGCAGGCCCCGGCTGGCGCGCCGGCCGCGGACCGCGAGGTACTCCACGATCCGGTCCTTCACGTCGTCCAGGCCCGCGTGGTCGGCGTCGAGCACCGCCCGGGCGGCGGCGATGTCGGTGGCGTCGGTCGTCCGGACGTTCCACGGCAGGTCGAGGATGGTGTCGAGCCAGGTACGGATCCACCCGGTCTCCGGCGACTGGTCGGAGGTGCGTTCGAGCTTGTCGACCTCGCGCAGCGCGGCCTCGCGGACCTTCTCCGGCAGGTCGGCACGTTCCACCCGGGAACGGTAGTCGTCTGCTCCCTCGGGGTCGTCGCCCAGCTCCTTGCGGATCGCGGCCAGCTGCTGGCGCAGGAGGTACTCACGCTGGGTCTTGTCCATCGTGTCGCGGACGTCCTCGCGGATCTTCTCCGCGACCTCCAGCTCGGCCAGGTGAGCGCGGGCCCACTCCAGCAGCAGGGTCAGCCGCCGGGCGGTGTCCGCGGTCTCCAGCAGCGCGACCTTGCGATCGCCCTCCAGCCAGGACGCGTATCCGGCCGCGTCGGCCAGCTCGCTCGGGTCGTTCATCCGCTG encodes:
- the dtd gene encoding D-aminoacyl-tRNA deacylase; this encodes MRAVVQRVSEARVAVDGETVGAIDKPGLLVLLGATHTDTPALAEKLAGKIWGLRILPEERSCSEIGAPLLVVSQFTLYADTRKGRRPSWSQAAPGEVAEPLVEHFCTTLRGLGAHVETGRFGAHMDVSLVNDGPVTLVMEV
- the cysC gene encoding adenylyl-sulfate kinase yields the protein MSEPDRAGAGADVPRWAPSPREYDDLALALDGILAEVTVAVPADLAPGGDAGAAEFTTAELTDLEGTPVARLDVSAAAETAPGSWTLTGTVTPLRPREDGVFRHLHRTPAQVRDLLGPDGRVAAVLLDAPLDRAALDRVADAVAGYDATVLLALVGAGSPRGVSAHTLVRATLAAAELLPGQPLVVPVPLAARTDPAADLALRELVARAYGDPVRPAVDPDRRGDRERHPAPIAAALGSASRCAHQRGLVVFFTGLSGSGKSTLARRLHDLVLERGDRTVTQLDGDVVRRMLSAGLGFSRADREANIARIGFVAAEVARHGGLAICAPIAPYAATRAEVRRMVEAAGGTFVLIHVATPLAECERRDRKGLYARARAGLIPEFTGISDPYEPPDDADLAIDTSDVTVDDAAAKVLGLLDERGLLSPPPPTP
- a CDS encoding Bcr/CflA family multidrug efflux MFS transporter, encoding MSSAQSSTQPPDQPADQPPEQSVENPTDQPPGQARRRIAPMLIVLLGGLTALGPMTIDLYLPALPHMTRELHSSQTLLQLTLTAALVGLASGQAVVGPLSDAVGRRRPLLVGLGTYAVASVVCAVAPTVEVLVAGRVVQALGGAAGIVIARAIVRDLVSGREIARLFSLLLLVTGLAPILAPVVGGQLLRLGSWRMLFGVLTAFGVVLFVGVLFGLRETLPVERRRHGGARDAAHSYLRLVRDRSFLGYALAGGFGFAGMFAYISGSPFVYQEVFGISPQFYGVLFGLNGLGLMAFSQTNGRLVRRVDPRRLLAIGQFTSLAGAILLVLAAATSVGGVVGVLLPLFVAVASLGMVGPNAMALGLAQHPEMAGTASALIGTLQFVVGALAGPLVTAVQVRSALPMATVVAGCVVLGILARVVLTRDRSEEASEPESPEELSGRRARPATASAEEG
- a CDS encoding dipeptidase → MTNIDPFEAVRAILPAVRDDLERLIRIPSVSADLSARADVRRTAELTAELFRAEGAQAVEVLEVEGGQPAVVAHFPAPAGRPTVLLYAHHDVQPTGDVAQWTSPPFEPTERDGRLYGRGAADDKAGIALHLAAVRAFGGRPPVGVTVFVEGEEEIGSPALGAFLAKYHDRLAADVIVLADSANFDVGVPALTTTLRGLADCVVEVRALDHGVHSGIYGGAAPDALTALCRLLATLHDEEGNVAIEGLDTAPAPAVDYPEERFRAEAAMLPGVRLLGEGTVAERIWARPTASVLAIDAPRVADASNTLVPVARAKVSVRLAPGDDATRAMKALTEHLRTHAPWGVRVDVTPGDAGQPYAAQASGPAYDAARSAFAQVWNHEPVDIGIGGSIPFVAEFAETFPDAAILVTGVADPHCRAHGVDESLHLGDFARACAAEALLLTKLAQA
- a CDS encoding sulfite exporter TauE/SafE family protein codes for the protein MRKLVLLAIVGLAAQLVDGSLGMAYGVTSTTLLLATGVAPAAASATVHLAEIGTTLASGASHWRFGNVDWKVVGRIAIPGAIGSFAGATFLSSLSTDSAAPVMSGILLALGIYILIRFTAWGTPRGQLGKPVRARFLAPLGIFAGFVDSTGGGGWGPVATPALLASGRMEPRRVVGSVDTSEFVVSLAASLGFLIALGSAGIPFGAVAALLVGGLIAAPIAAWLVRHLPGRILGSLVGGVIVLTNVRTILKSDLVDAAAGTRTVAYLIIAGVWAGAVLWSLRAYRAERAELDAEAEESAPVAA
- a CDS encoding RecQ family ATP-dependent DNA helicase; protein product: MRAEADAHLRRLVGRDDAAFREGQWEAIEALVARRRRALVVQRTGWGKSAVYFVATALRRAQGAGPTLIVSPLLALMRDQVAAAERAGIRAVTINSANADEWADVVKALGEDEVDVLLVSPERLNNPRFRAEQLPELAERTGLLVVDEAHCVSDWGHDFRPDYRRIRDLLARLPADTPVLGTTATANARVVADVAEQLGGGEVLTLRGPLARDSLRLGVLRLPTAQQRLAWLLAHLDELPGSGIIYTLTVAAADDIAALLREAGHAVLAYTGRTDDAERRSAEEALRSNEVKALVATSALGMGFDKPDLGFIVHVGAPSSPIAYYQQIGRAGRATERADVLLLPGVEDTDIWRYFATASMPRQDQADAVLAALADAGKPLSTAALEVVVDVRRTRLELLLKVLDVEGAVRRVSGGWEATGRPWVYDAERYSRVAGVRDAEARAMLDFEQHDGCRMAYLQRALDDPSAADCGRCDRCAGEWYPTDVPAPAQEAAAGRLAQVGVPIEPRAMWPSGMDRLGVPVRGRIAAAERAETGRAVARLTDLGWGQRLRALLAPGAEDAPAPEAVLSACVDVLRTWAWDRRPAAVVAMSSRGRPRLVGSVAEGLARIGRLPLLGAMEPVHGGPIGEPGGNSAFRLAGVWERLDTGTEVRDGLAALARDLGEPPPVLLVDDLVDSRWTMTVAARELRHAGAGEVLPFALAVAG
- a CDS encoding sterol carrier family protein; this encodes MPARLRPADPTDVAAALARVLQAHDAEERPPAEDLRLLVRHSLALLLARAPGRSVEVRVPPYAAIQCVPGPRHTRGTPPGVVETDPLTWVLLAAGRTTWATARESGTLAASGERTDLSAYLPLLPAGDPAGSDGGAS